The sequence GTCTTGGGTTAAACCAATTCGCAATTCGCAATTCGCAATTCGCAATTACGTTTTGTAATGGGGATTTAGACCCCACCACAAAACTTACGGATTTTAGAATCCGGGGACTTAAACCCACGAAATTTTGTTAAACCAATTCGCAATTCGCAATTCGCAATTCGCAATTACGTTTTGTAATGGGGATTTAGACCCCACCACAAAACTTACGGATTTTAGAATCCGGGGACTTAAACCCACGAAATTTTGTTAAACACCAGGAAAAATAAGTTCTTAGCCATAGACTACAAATGCTTCATTGTGGTAAATATAAGAGTAAAATACGCTTTTTAAATATTCTCTAAACGTCAAATATAAATATTACCAATTGTTGAGGATTAACAATGGAACCTATTTCTGTGATTCTTGCTGCTTTGGGTGCTGGTGCGATCGCTGCTACTAAAGAGACGGCTGGAACAGCAGTTAAAGATGCCTATCAGGGGTTGAAAAGCTTGATTAAGCAGAAGTTTGCTGATCAGGGTAAAGAAGATGATAGCAATATTGTAGACAAGCATGAGAAAAAGCTGGATTCAGAAGCAGTTAAAGCATTGCTCAAAGAAGAGTTAATTAGTTTAGGCGTTGACAAGGATGCAGAAATTATTAAGTTAGCGCAGGAATTACTCAAACAAGAAAAGCCGGAAGAATCAGCAACAGGCAAGTATAACACAGTATTTCAAGGAGAAGTGAAGGGCGCTCAAGTTGGCGATCGCAACACACAAACAAATACATTTAGCTAAAAGCCAAGCGAGTATCTAAATGACTGGAGATATTCCCCAAAACCATGCCGAGTTTCAAGCAGAAGTCAAGGGCGCTCAAGTTGGCGATCACAACGTTATCTACAACTATTTCTACTACAGAGAAGAGGTAAAACCTACATCTGTTGATGTTGCTGATGAATATCTCCCTTGTCCTTATCGCGGGTTGTTTCATTTTGGCCCCAATGATGCAGATGTTTTCTTTGGGCGGGAAATATTTATCGCAGAACTTTATAGTGCAACTCAAACCCATAATTTTATTCCGGTGCTAGGCGCATCAGGAAGCGGTAAATCTTCGGTGGTATTAGCGGGATTAGTTCCTAAATTACAAAAAGCAGGACATTGGCAATTTACTCATTTTCGTCCTGGTGCTGTACCATTTTATGCTTTAGCTGAGGCGCTTATTCCTCTTTATGCACCAGAGTTAGATCAAACTGACCAAATTGCTCAAACACGAAAACTAGCGGGCTACTTGTTTAATAGCACTGTTTCTCTAGCAGATGTTTTCAGAAAAATTCAGCAAAATCACCCTAATCATCGGCTGCTACTGATTGCTGACCAATTTGAAGAAATTTATACTCTCTGTAACAATCAGGAGATTCGCCGTAAGTTTCTCGATTGCTTATTAGCCAGTTTAGAAACTCCGACTTCTTTATCTTCATCGGCTACGGTGTTGGTAACAACGATGCGGGCAGATTTTTTGGGAAATGCTCTCTCCTATCGTCCCTTTGCTGATGTTTTGCAAAATGCGGATGTGAAGCTGGGGCCGATGAATCGGGAGGAACTAACACAAGTCATTGAAAAACCTGCTCAAAAATTAGGGGTGACATTTGCAGCCGGATTGACTGAGGATTTTTGAGAATTTTTAGTCATCTTTAGATTACTTTTACTATTAGACTCAGAATTCATTCTGAGGCGGGACATCGATTTCACGTTAAGTTGACACCAATGAACAGTAGTATCCTTTGTTGAACAGGGACAGATTGAAGGCTATATCTGTGCATCTTCATTTAGTGACCTCTACTATATTATTCGTAGAGATAAAAGCCGAAATTTAGCCATTGAGTTTTTAAGCAAAATTGTCGCTTTCTGCATTTAAATCTAGGCAAGATGCGATCGCATTTTGGGGAAAACATCAAAAGCGTTAGCGTAGCTTACCGTAGGTATCGCACCTTAAGCAAAAGTGCGACTGGTATACTGAGAACAACTTCTAGAAAAGGCGATCGCACTATCAACTATTCTGCTGCTGGTGCCAAGACCACACCTTCATATAATTGTGCGATCGCCAGGACTTGATCATGGGGATTAAAACTCTTCTTCTATCGATACATTTCTTTGTTTTATCTTCTCTGTAGCAGCTTCCGTCTTTACGTTTGAATGTTTCGCGCAGTCTGTAGCAGCTTCCGCCTTCACGTTTGAGTGTTTCGCGCAGTCTGTAGCAGCTTCTGCCTTTGCTGTAGCAGCTTCTGTCTTCACGTTTGAGTGTTTCGCGCACTCTGTAGCAGCTTCTGCCTTTGCTGTAGCAGCTTCCGCCTTCACATTTAAGTATTGGGGAAAAGCGCGATTGGTATACTAAGAACAAATTCTAGAAAGGGCGATCGCCATCATGACGACACGCGAACTCTTATTACAGGAACTAGCAAAAACTTCAGATGAACTCTTACTACCACTGCTGCAATTTTTGCAATTCCTCAAAACGCATCCTATTCAATCTGCTGAACTTGAACTTGACACCCTGGAAACCATCATTAGCCTTCAGCAGGGATTAGCTGAGTTTGATCGCGGTGAAGGACTTCCCGCTACCCAAGCGTTAGAAGAACTGCGTCATCGACTCCAGATTCCCCCTCGCCCATGAGTTATCAGGTTTTAATCCCGCACTTTGGAGAAAACATCAAGGGCGATCGCACTTTTATTCGTTGTATAACTATAATTTATAGACAGATAACCCGATATCGTCAGGTGAGTTGCGAATGCTAAACATTTCTCTGTCAGAGCAGGTTCAATCGTTTGTCGAGGAGCAAGCTAAAGCAGAAGGCTTTAACTCACCGCATGAGTATATCTATCAATTAATTTTGCGGGAACAGGCGCGGGTTGCCCAGCAAAAGCGAGTAGAGGCGCTGCTGCTGGAGGGATTGGACAGCGGAAAAGCAATCGTTGCAACCGATGATTGGTGGGAACAGAAGCGCACTCAGCTAATTGAACAATTTCAGCAGTCAGATGCATGACAAAACGCATCATCATCACGCCCAAGGCAAGCCAAGATTTAGATAACCATTTTACCTACATTGCAGAAAATAATCTTGAAGCTGCCTTGCATTTCTTCGACTCGGCTCGTATGACTATAGCCCAACTTGCCACAATGTCAGGAGTGGGTAGTAGCTATCCCGTTAACAATCCTCGTTTACAGGAATTACGAAAGTGGGCTGTGAAGCATTACAGGAAGTACCTGATTTTTTACATTGTACGGGAGGATGCCATCGAGGTTGTGCGAATTTTATACGCAACACAAGATATCAGCAGCATTTTGGATGGTGAGGGATAAGGGGCGATCGCATTTTGGGAAAACTTCAGGGGCGATCGCTACTCAAAGATTCCAACCAAACATCTAAATCTGCCATGCTGGTAAAATCAAGCAACGCTTCCCCCAGATTTTCCAATTGTTCTAAAGGGAGACATTCAACTTGCGATCGCACGTCTTGAGGCAATTCTCCTACTCTCCGGGATAATAGACGTAAAATGAGGGATTTTTCTCTTTGTTCTCCCTCTGCCATAATTTCCCGATAAACCCGTGTTTCTTGGAGTGTAATTCCTAACATTTCCTCTACCTCCCTTTGGCTTTTACCTTCAAATTTGTACACCATGATCGTGGTTAATAAATCTATGATGGCACGATTTCCTGCTTGAGGTATGTCCTGCTGACTCCTTGCTAGCAAATATTTTGCTTCTTCGATAGAGCGTTCTGTTTCCAGAGTAGTCAGCACCATCAACGCCACCCATAGGGGTAAAGAGCGAATATCTCCCAACTCATCTAAATATATTCGACTTACCTGGGGGCTATTAAGTTGACTCAGATAAGGATTAATATCAGTTTGTTCTAAACTCCGGGATGGGTAAATGATCACTATTTGTAAATTACTAAACCTGTCACGGTTGCGGTAGAAATATAAATAGGATTCGGCAAATACTCTTTCATAAAGCCTTTCATCTTTCTGAAACTGCACCTCGCAGAAATACACTACACCCGGACTTTCGCTTGGTGGTGGTAGGAATACTCCGTCAATTTCAAATTTCGGCTCTTTGACTACTACACAATCAAACTTATATTCCTCTGCATTTTCTGGCTGATTTGTCAATAGTTCAAATAACAAACTGGGGAATTGTTGAAACAGCTTATAAAATATCGAATCTCGACGCATGGAACATTTGTCTAAACTTTGGGAAGATATTACCAGCAAATGTGCGTTTTTGTCGTGATTCTTCTTTTGCGATCGCAATACGCGCAACTTCTAGAAATGGCGATCGCTCTCATTATATTATATTGTGGCTATACAAGAGTTATTAATTAAGTAGCGTTCACTTCCACAAAACAAACAGCAAAGGGAATAGGGAATAGTAATAATTTTGATTTGTTGTAGAGACGCAAATTTTGCATCTCTACAAAGTTTTAATTACTCGCCAGTAATTGACAATTCATTCACCCAAATTCTAGGAGCAACTCCTCCTGGTGTTAATTCCACTTCTTTTTCTACACAACTAATTGACTTGAGGAGTTCTAAGAAATCACCAGCAACTGTTGCTGATTCAATACTAGTTTTCACACCTTTGTTAATTAGCCACCCATCAAAGGGTAAAGAAAAAGAACCTTGTAAGGCTTTTACTCCTGCATGGAGAGCTTGTAAATCATCAATTAAAACTACATTTTCTGCAGTTTCTAAGCTGAATTCTTGCTCAGGTTCTGCGGCTCTAAAAACGTGATAAAAATTGGGACTGACGCTAACTTTAGCGCCAATACTAGCATTACCTGTGGGCTGGGCATTTAATCTTTTAGCTGTGCCTGCGCTGTGAAGAAAGCCTGTTAAAATGCCTTTTTCAATTAGCGGTATCTGACGAGTGGGTGTTCCTTCACCATCAAAGGTTTCTGCACCAATATTAGCAGGGTGCAGTGCGTCATCGTATACAGAAAGCAGAGGTGAAGCAATTTGTTTACCTAAATCTTCAGGCTGAGATAAACTTTGATGATCGAGAATGCTTTGAGCATTAAACAAATTAGAAAAAGCACCCAACAAACTTAAAAAAGCTTCAGCGGAGAAGACAACTTGATATTTACCAGACTTGATTTTTTCATAGTTCAAGTGGCTAATAGTTTTCTCGGCGGTTTCTTGGATGCAACCGTTGACATCTAGATTCTCTAAATTGCGGTTGATTCTCACCGCGCCAGCGCTGCGGGGTTTTTTACCTTCTTCTTCGGTTTTGCTATAAAGATAAACTGATGCTAATGAATGAGATTCGGTTCTCGCTGCACCATCACTGTTGAGATAAAATCTATCAATATCTCTTTGTGCTAAACCGTTGTAGGGGACACCTGTAATTGCTGGGTGAACTGATAGTAATTCTTTTTCAGCTACCAACAATTTGTCTATAAGTTCGGCTACGGGTGCTTGGGGTGGTTTATCGTGGGGTGTATTCGCAATAGGAATAGTCGCTTCGGGACTAAAATCAGGGACGTTTTCTTTAACACCAAAAAAGCTAGCTTCGTAAGCTGTTTTTAATGCTAATTCTAATCCTTTAGGGTCTACATCTGTGGTGCTGGTGACACCCATTGTATTTTCTTCATTCCAAACACGCACTGTCACACCAGAACGGTTAGAAGCTTTGACTTGTTTGGGCTCACCTTGGTCTACTTGGACGCTGGTTTCATCGACAGTTGAACCGTAAATGTCAAATTTTTTAATGCCAAGTTTATCAGCATTTTCCTTGGCATAGGTAGCGATTTCGTGGATATTAGGCATACTCAATTTTGGATTGTGAAATTTTTTATTCCCTAACTCTTCTATGAAGTTTCATAGAACCAATAAAGTAATTTTGTAGGGATTGATGTTCGTAGTAAGGACTTTAGTCCTTCATTACTTTTGCACTAAAGTGCTTACTACAAACCTATCAAAACTTTTAGCGTCCGCCGACGGTGATGGAATCAACTTTGATATGGGGTTGTCCAACTGTGGTGTAAATGCTGCCGCTAACTGAACCGCAAAAGCCGGGTGCAAGTTCTAAATCTTGGGAACACATGGAAATTTTGTTCATAATTTCCTTGGCTTCACCAATGAGAATTGCACCTTTTAATGGTTTAGTAATTTTGCCGTTTTCAATTAAATAAGCTTCATCTACACCGAAGTTAAATTGACCTGTGGCGCCGACGCTACCGCCACCCATTTTTTTACAATAAATGCCTTTATCAACGGAAGTAAATAAATCATCAACGCTGTATTCACCGGTATCAATATATGTATTCCGCATCCGGCTAGCAGCAGCGAAGGTATAGTTTTGGCGACGTCCGCTACCGGTTCTGGGATGTCCTGTGCGTACGGAACCTGTTCTGTCGGCGATAAAGTTTTTGAGCACGCCTTTTTCAATTAACAGGGTTCTTTGTGCCGGCATACCTTCGTCATCCATGTCAATTGTGCCGAAGGCGTTGTCAGCGCGCCCTTCATCCCAAGCTGTTAAGCTTTCGTGGGCGATTTTTTCGCCTTTTTTGTCAGCAAAGGGTGTGGTTTTGCGTTCAATTTGGGTGGTTTCTAATAGGTGTCCGCAAGCTTCGTGGAAAATCACGCCACCAAAGTGATTAGCCATGATAATCGGGTACGTGCCTGATTCTACGTAATCGGCGTAGAGCATTTTGCCGGCTGATTCGGCTATGTGTTCGGCGGCTTGTTGATAATCCCAAGTTCTTAAAAAGTTGGCGTCACTAGTGTTACCAGCGCGCTCACCAATGGAGGTGCGGTTAGCACCATCTGCACACAACAAGTTAAATCCTACTGATTGGGTGAGGCGAATGTCGCGCGCAAAGGTACCGTCACTGGCGGCGACTAGAACTTCTTGCCAATCTCGAAAGTAGGTGGCGCGGCGGGATTGCACATGACTGGCTTTTTTGTTTAACTGACCAGTACCATCTAAGAGAATTTCTCCCATTTCTCGGATAGAACTACACAAAGATAACCACCCGTCTTTTCCTCTTTTGGTGGCGTAGTCGCGTAATAATTCTAGGTTGATTTCTGGAATAAATGCGTTGGGTGCGGGTAGTTGTAATCCCAGGATGGAAAGGCCTTTTTCTAAAGCTGCTTTCAATCCAGAAAATGAAAGGTCATTGGTGCTGACGTAGCAGTCGGCTTTGTTGCGAAAGACTCTGACTCCTGCACCTGTGGCTAGGCTTGGTGAGATGCTGGTGATGGCGTCTTCTTCGGCTAGACAACTGATGTAGTTACGGCGCTCTAGGAAAAATTCAATAAAATCAGCGCCAGCGGCGCGTCCCAGTCCTAAGAGGGTAGCCATTGGGGCTTCCCATGTGTCATCAAATCGTTCTGAAGTAGAAGAATATTGTAAGGTAGGGAGTTGATTCGAGAGAAGTAAGGTACTTGTAAGCATGAATAGCCTCGTCTGCTGGCGTTATCAGAGATTTGACTGAAAAAATCCTGGTGTGTTCACTCTAACAAATTTTATATCTTGACCAGTAATTGCACGCCAGAACTGATTTTACGGATAACCTCACTCTCAATTAGGGGAAATGAGAAAGCAATATGTCTTTTTGCTTGCTGAATTTACTTAAATGAGTAAGCAAACCCCAGTTTGAGAAAGCAATATGTCTTTTTGCTTGCTGAATTTACTTAAATGAGAAAGCAAACTGAGTTTGGAGAAAGCAATATGTCTTTTTGCTTGCTGAATTTACTTAAATGAGAAAGCAATATGTCTTTTTGCTTAAAGATAATTTATATAGCGTTTTTCGGTCTAATGAGGTATACCCGTAGGGTGTGTTACGGCAGTGTCAGGATTTGAGTATGAGCGACAGTATATATTGCCGTAACGCACCATGATCAAGCGGTGCGTTAAAGCAACGCGTAACGCACCCTACTATTTAAGCTTTACTTTATAAATCATCTTTTATACTATTTCACTTTAATAATGATACAAACAGGTTGGTAGGGGCACGGCAGTGCCGTGCCCCTACGAGAAATCTATCTGTATTAATTTTTTTGTGAATTGGTATTATTTAGAGGTTTATGTAATCGGCGCGAAATTGATAGAGATTTTAATAATATTAAAAAGTAGATATTGTAAATGCAAAAATCAAACAAGAAAAATCTAGGGTAGATACGGTAATCAATGCATGAGAAGCAATAAAAGGTATTGTACGAACCTAAGAACAATGGGATTATAAAGTGCGATCGCCTATTCGCTTCATGAGTTAAATTTTGTCAATCTCGAAGCTAAAGCCGAAAATCCCACTAAGCAAGAACATAATCCCACTGTCCAACCTTGCTTAAATGTCAAGAGATTGACTGAGGCGGCGGCGGGAAAGTGACCGAGGGGAGGGGTTGCAGAAAAATTGAGGTCGGAGTAAAATAGCCATCTGTGATGTTGACGCCAGCCGATGCGATCGCCAAATTCACACCAAGTCTGATAATCAGCATCAGCATCACCACCAATACTTTCCCAAATGCTTTTTTGGATGCTAAAACCGCAGCGCCCGTGGCTATATTTGAGCCACAGTTGATCGATTATACCCAAGTCAACACTAGGAAAGTTGTTAATTGACTCGATATCCAACCAGCCTGCGTGAGTTCGCCCCGCTACTTTCAGCATTAAGGCGAGGGTTTGACGATCTGCTGCTTGCCATTTACCTGCAGCTAATAAGTCGCGGAGATTGGTATAATCTATATGCTGCTCAGAGTGCAAAAGCGCGATCGCCTTGACAGTTTGAGTTTCACTACATTCCACCCGTAACTGAGCAGTTTGTACCGCGTTTACCACCTTCGCACCCACACTTAATGCTGCTAATTCTAAATTTTCCTCAATTGTTGCAGGAACAGTATGTGTCTGCTGCTTTGCAAAATCAGATAAATTCGCATACTTGGGTATCAAAATTAAATGTGATTTAGGAGACTGAGCTATCTGCGGTGTTTGTGGCAAACACTTATAATGTTGAGTAAGTTCTGAGACGCGAAAATGCAGATATTGATGTAGTCGCTTCGCACTCGCGCATTGTCCCTGAATTCCTAAACCTTCTAACAACGCATAGGTAAACAATCCTGTTTGCAGTGCTTCAATTTCTGAAGAAAATTCTTGGGGACTACAAGACAAAATACTGATAATTCCCCGCTGATGTGCTAACTGTTGTGTTTTCTCTCCAATTCCTGCAACTTTTTGCTGGTGAAGTTGATGACCAGCATCTAAAATCAAAACTATATTCTCACAGCCACAACAACCCAGGCATTCAGTGAGATAGTTAATAGAAATTGCTGTGTTTTCCACATCATCAGGATTGCCATCAGCAGGCATGAGATAATCATCATCACCGTGTCTGATTCCATAACCGCTAAAGAAAAACCAAAAATTATCTTCCGCTTTCAAAGAAGAATTTTTTGATATCTCTTGCAAGCATCGCCGCAAGTTAACTTGAACAGGACGAGTCGATTTACCAGCAATCTCTGGAGAGTTATCTGAAAACAAGAAAACCCGCTCAAAACCAGCTTCATTGTAAAGCAATTTCTCGATTAATTGTGCATCCCGCTGGGCATACTTGAGGGGTTGCAATAAGTCATAGTCATTAATACCGATTACCAGTGCCCAGTTTTTTACCATGTCAGTGCTGTTGTTGCTGTTGTAACTTGAGTGTGATTCAGCTTACCTCAATTTTGAAAAAAAATCAGGGTGAAAAATGAGGGGTTAGGGATTAGAGGTTAGAGAAAGACATTTTTATTGAGCGTTGCTAAACCAAGGAATATCTCTCAAACTCTTACTCTCTGCGACTCCGCGTGAAATAAATTCACAGTCCCAATCAGCAACGCCATTATTTTTATACACAAATTCAGCCACGCCTAATTTTTTACAGAATTAAGAAGGCAGTTTATGTTGGCGTTCTACGTAATAGGAACCCAAGACTAAAACATCCATGTTAGTTCTTAAGAAGCACTGGATAGCTTCTGTGGGTGTCCGCACAATTGGTTCATTTTCATTGAGGGAAGTATTTAATAGTAGAGGAACGCCAGTGCGTTGAGCAAAAGTATTAATTAATTCCCAATAAAGAGGATTAGTAGAACGGTTGACAGTTTGTAAACGCCCGGTACCATCCACATGAGTGACAGCGGGAATTTGCGCTCTTTTTTCGGGACGCACTTTTAAAACTTGTTCCATAAATGGAACTTTGGTATGATTTTCAAAGTATTCGTCTACCCGTTCTTCTAAAATGCTAGGAGCAAAAGGGCGAAACTTTTCTCTAAATTTAATTTTCAGATTAATGATATCCCGCATATTCACACGCCGAGGATCAGCGAGTAAGGATCTATTACCTAAAGCCCTAGCGGCGAATTCCATTTTACCTTGGAACCAACCGATTACTTTCCCTGCACAAATGGCATCCACAACTTGATTTAGCAGTGCTTCCTTTTCTAAATGTAATGGTTGCAAATTGTGGGATTTTAATGCTAACAAATATTCATCTTCAGAAAACTCACAACCCCAATAAGCATGATTTAAAACAAATTGACGTGGTTGTTTAAGTATTTGCTGCCAAACGAAAAAAGCAGCCCCGATGCATGTACCATTGTCAGCAGCACCTACGGGAATGTAGATGTTTTTAAAAGGAGTTTTTTGAATAATTTTGCCGTTGGCGACGGAATTCATCGCTACACCACCAGCTAAACAAAGATTATCACAAGGATAGCGATCGCTCAATCGATTGAGTATATGAAAAATAATTTCTTCTGTGGCAGCTTGTAGCGAAGCAGCGATATTTTGATGTTTGATAGTAATCTCTGCGTTGGGTTCTCGTCCCGACCCCAATAATTTTTCTAACTGTTCACTGTGGAAAGGTTCCACCTTTGGTACTCCATCATCCCACTTCATGGCAATGCCTTGTTGATGATGGGTAAAATAATCTAAATTCAATTCAAAACTATCACCTTGAGGATAAATAATTTTGCGGAAAGCTTCGAGATATTCTGGCTTTCCATAAGGTGCTAATCCCATCACTTTGTATTCATCTCCATAAGCAGGAAAGCCAAGATAAAGAGTGATGGCATTATAAAGATAACCGATGGAATGGGGATAATGAGTACGAGAGAAATACTCTAAATGGTTATTTTTACCAGCAGCTGTGAGTGTGCTCACAAAATCTCCCATACCGTCAACAGATAAAATAGCGGCGTCTGCAAAAGGAGAAACAAAAAAGGCGCTAGCTAGATGAGTTGTATGATGTTCTAGGTTATGAATGATAGCGTGAATATCTGTAGATTCACAATCACAAACTGCTGCTAATTGCTGCTTAAAACTGAGAGATTTACCTTGTTTGCTGAATCTATCTAACAGAGAAGTTAGCGCTGGGCGCTGTTTCAATGTGAATAATAGTTTACGATTGAGGTTAGCTTTGGGGTTAAAAGATATCGCCACATGCTCTAAATCTTTCGCTTTAATTCCTGCGGATTCTAAACAATAACGGATAGATTCTGCCGGAAATCCAGCCCAATGTTTTATGCGATTAAATCTTTCTTCTTCCACCGCCGCAACTAATTGTCCATTTTGAATTAGACAAGCTGAAGCATCGCCGTGATAGGCGTTAATTCCTAGTATATACATGTGCTTAAATTTGCTTATTTAATCAATTTGATTTTTTATCCTGAGCAATAAATTCACTATGCATGACATTAATAGCCAGGAAAATTTCTGCTAAACTTCTTTGCAAAGCATAATACCAACCATGCCAACCATCGAGAATTCCACCTTTAATAATCAAGCAATAAATGAGGATTAAAAAGGGAGCTATAATTTTTGTTTTTCGCAGACGATCAACAAATTTGAGTTGAGAAACTGGAGTCGCTAGTAACTTTTTTGCTTCCAATTCTGAATATTTAATTTGTGAGCTAAACCAGCGATTTATCGCTTTGCGATCATCATGGTATACATAGCCAGATAGCATTGCTGACTTACCTTGAAGCTGTAAAAAATGAGCGTGTCCGTCATCAATGTAAATTGATTTATCTTTCTTAAAAAGAATCTGCCGGGGAGGAAGAATTGTACTACGCAGAGGTTTACCAAAGATACAATATTTAAATCTGGCAAAGTATCCATCTATTGGTGAATATTCAGGAATTTGATTAATTTCAGCAATCAATTCCTCTGAGACAATATAGTCGGCATCTAGCGACAGTACCCAATCAGAATTAATTTGTTGCAGACCATAATTGCATTGTATTGCAAAGGTGTCAAATTTGCGTTTAAATATTTCTACTTGAGGATAAGACGCAACAATTTCTAACGTTTCATCCGTACTATAACTGTCAATGACGACGATATGTTTTGCCCATGTGAGATGTTGGAGAGTGCGTTTAATATTGACAGCTTCGTTATAAGTGATAATGAGAGGAGTAATATTTTTCAGCATTTATGGTTTTCTCGCTTCTAAAATCGCCGTATGTGGGTATTCAATATCTGATTCATGTTCCAGTGAGAGTACTTGTGAATTAATACCTAATTCTGCAAGATTCGTTTCTTTGCTAGGTAAACAAAATTGGATATCTACAAATCCAGCTTTTTTAGCCAACTCAGATAAATAGCTTTCATCTAAGGCTGTTAAATGTTCTCCA is a genomic window of Fortiea contorta PCC 7126 containing:
- a CDS encoding glycosyltransferase family 2 protein, with amino-acid sequence MLKNITPLIITYNEAVNIKRTLQHLTWAKHIVVIDSYSTDETLEIVASYPQVEIFKRKFDTFAIQCNYGLQQINSDWVLSLDADYIVSEELIAEINQIPEYSPIDGYFARFKYCIFGKPLRSTILPPRQILFKKDKSIYIDDGHAHFLQLQGKSAMLSGYVYHDDRKAINRWFSSQIKYSELEAKKLLATPVSQLKFVDRLRKTKIIAPFLILIYCLIIKGGILDGWHGWYYALQRSLAEIFLAINVMHSEFIAQDKKSN